In the Vogesella sp. XCS3 genome, CACGTTCATCATGCCGCGTTCGTTGCGCTCGGCCAGTGCGGCCAACATGTCCACGATTTCGTCACGGCGCTTGTGCGATAGCCGGCCCACCATGCCAAAGTCGATGAAGGCGATGCGGTTGTCGGCCAGGAAAATTACGTTGCCGGGGTGCGGGTCGGCGTGGAAGAAGCCGTTGATCAGGATCATCTTCAGTACCGCATCGGCACCGCGCTTGGCCAGCAGCGGCGGGGACAGGCCGGCGCCAGGCAATGCGTCTACCGGTGTGGCTGACCAGCCGGCGATATAGTCCTGTACGTTCACCGCCGGGCGGGTGTAGTCCCAGTACACCGCGGGCACGCGGATATGCGGGTCGCCGGCAAAGTCTTTGCCGAAGCGTTCCATATTGCGTGCTTCCACCGCCAGGTCCAGCTCGCGCCGTAGCGAGCGCGAAAACTGCGCCACGATTTCGGATGGCTGGAAGCGGCGCGCGTCGGGAAACTCCAGCTCGATCAGGTGCGCAATGTGTTCCAGGATGCGCAGGTCGGCCTCTACCTTGTCTACAATGCCGGGGCGGCGCAGCTTGACGGCCACCTCGGTGCCATCTTTCAGTAGCGCGCGGTGTACCTGGGCGATCGAAGCCGAGCCGATGGGTTTGCGTTCGAACTCGGCAAATACCTCGTCCGGTTTGCAGCCTAGCGCCTGTTCCAGCAAAGCATCCAGAAAGCCATCGCCTATCGGTGGCACCGTGCTTTGCAGTTTCTCGAATTCGGTAATCCACTCCGGGCCGAACACGTCCACGCGGGTGGACAGGATCTGGCCCAGCTTGATGAAGGTCGGCCCCAGCTCCTCGAAGGCACGGCGCACACGGATGGGGGCCGGTATGGCATTGGCCGGGTCTGGCAGCGTGATGTTCAGCCATTCGCCCGCCTTTTCTACCGCACGTGGCAGCCGTAGCCGCTGTGCGAATTCGCCCAGCCCGTGGCGGAACAATATGCCGCTGATCTGTTTCAGACGGGGCAGGTCGCGCATGGCGATGAGGGTTTCTCTGAGCATGGCTATCGTCGGGGTAGGGCCGGGTGGCCGTTGCGGGAGTGCGCGCCCATGATGGTGGCGTGGCCAGTATCGCAATATTTCACCCGCATCGACAATAGCCGCCGGCCGCGCCGGTATGGCCGCCGTTATTGGGTGATAGCAATACATTGCCGCTTGGTGGCCGGGGGGAACGATGGTATCGTTCAGCACTATTTTGTTCAAAACCAGCTAACAGATGCGCTGCCAGGCTGC is a window encoding:
- a CDS encoding AarF/ABC1/UbiB kinase family protein, whose amino-acid sequence is MLRETLIAMRDLPRLKQISGILFRHGLGEFAQRLRLPRAVEKAGEWLNITLPDPANAIPAPIRVRRAFEELGPTFIKLGQILSTRVDVFGPEWITEFEKLQSTVPPIGDGFLDALLEQALGCKPDEVFAEFERKPIGSASIAQVHRALLKDGTEVAVKLRRPGIVDKVEADLRILEHIAHLIELEFPDARRFQPSEIVAQFSRSLRRELDLAVEARNMERFGKDFAGDPHIRVPAVYWDYTRPAVNVQDYIAGWSATPVDALPGAGLSPPLLAKRGADAVLKMILINGFFHADPHPGNVIFLADNRIAFIDFGMVGRLSHKRRDEIVDMLAALAERNERGMMNVLLEWTGSTPVDEEQFAEDIGEILFQYDHVPLKNLNITQLINDIMALIRDHGILLPPDMAMLFKALITLEGLGRQLDPDFQLVEHLAPFVKQLILARYDPRNLFKRGKTTVTEGLGMLANLPGDIIRLGKDIRHGRFRINLDLKRLEQFGHQLDKSVNRLTMGIVTGCLIIGSSIVMTVKGGPTLFGLPLFGFLGFMAAFFNSLWLIWSIWRAGKHL